From Nicotiana tabacum cultivar K326 chromosome 20, ASM71507v2, whole genome shotgun sequence, one genomic window encodes:
- the LOC107818384 gene encoding uncharacterized protein LOC107818384, with the protein MVLQTQLGLNKHQSYAHEQNYYSDSSHGGSMQMTRPSGYSTLPYDQSTHNHMMMGHGGQHHGGPFGGHGHGHGGQYGSHGRHGAHMPHDSTNFSSSTSMVHSDGGYGSGMQQSAHTSSTMSMGSTNYHSHGYGGSHPSQYSQSQKFNWALKDLEE; encoded by the coding sequence ATGGTTCTCCAAACTCAACTTGGGTTGAACAAGCACCAATCCTACGCTCACGAACAAAACTACTATTCCGACAGCAGCCATGGCGGCTCTATGCAAATGACAAGGCCTTCGGGCTATTCGACCTTGCCATATGATCAGTCCACTCACAATCACATGATGATGGGTCATGGTGGCCAACACCATGGCGGACCCTTTGGCGGTCATGGCCATGGCCATGGCGGACAGTATGGTAGTCATGGACGTCATGGGGCGCATATGCCCCATGACTCCACCAACTTTTCAAGCAGCACCAGTATGGTCCATAGTGATGGTGGCTATGGTAGTGGAATGCAGCAATCTGCCCATACCTCATCGACCATGAGCATGGGGTCGACGAATTATCATAGTCATGGTTATGGTGGCAGCCACCCTAGTCAGTACAGCCAGAGCCAGAAGTTCAACTGGGCTCTTAAGGATTTGGAGGAATAA